The Acinonyx jubatus isolate Ajub_Pintada_27869175 chromosome E3, VMU_Ajub_asm_v1.0, whole genome shotgun sequence genome has a window encoding:
- the GPER1 gene encoding G-protein coupled estrogen receptor 1: METHAAAYNGTSPELNLSRTLPGSVLANQTGELSEHQQYVIGLFLSCLYTIFLFPIGFVGNILILVVNISFREKMTIPDLYFINLAAADLILVADSLIEVFNLDEQYYDIAVLCTFMSLFLQINMYSSIFFLTWMSFDRYLALAKAMRSGPFRTKHHARLSCGLIWMASVSATLVPFTAVHLQHTEEVCFCFADVKEIQWLEVTLGFIIPFAIIGLCYSLIVRVLVKAHRHRGLRPRRQKALRMIFAVVLVFFICWLPENVFISVHLLQRTQPGAAPCQQSFRHAYPLTGHIVNLAAFSNSCLNPLIYSFLGETFRDKLRLYIEQKTSVSALNRFCHAALKAVIPESTEQSDVKFSSAV, encoded by the coding sequence ATGGAGACGCACGCGGCCGCTTACAACGGCACCTCCCCGGAGCTCAACCTGTCCCGCACGCTCCCCGGCAGCGTCCTGGCAAACCAGACGGGCGAGCTCTCCGAGCACCAGCAATACGTGATCGGGCTTTTCCTGTCCTGCCTGTACAccatcttcctcttccccatcGGCTTCGTGGGGAACATCCTGATACTGGTGGTGAACATCAGCTTCCGGGAGAAGATGACCATCCCCGACTTGTACTTCATCAACCTGGCGGCGGCCGACCTCATCCTGGTGGCCGACTCCCTGATCGAGGTGTTCAACCTGGACGAGCAGTACTACGACATCGCCGTGCTGTGTACCTTCATGTCCCTCTTCCTGCAGATCAACATGTACAGCAGCATCTTCTTCCTCACGTGGATGAGCTTCGACCGGTACCTCGCCCTGGCCAAGGCCATGCGCTCCGGCCCGTTCCGCACCAAGCACCACGCCAGGCTGAGCTGCGGCCTCATCTGGATGGCCTCCGTCTCCGCCACGCTGGTGCCCTTCACCGCGGTGCACCTGCAGCACACGGAGGAGGTCTGCTTCTGCTTCGCGGACGTCAAGGAGATCCAGTGGCTCGAGGTCACCCTGGGCTTCATCATCCCCTTCGCCATCATCGGCCTGTGCTACTCACTCATCGTCCGGGTTCTCGTCAAGGCTCACAGGCACCGAGGCCTGCGCCCCCGGAGGCAGAAAGCCCTCCGCATGATCTTCGCCGTGGTCCTCGTCTTCTTCATCTGCTGGCTGCCCGAGAACGTGTTCATCAGCGTTCACCTGCTGCAGCGCACGCAGCCGGGAGCCGCTCCCTGCCAGCAGTCTTTCCGCCACGCCTACCCCCTGACCGGCCACATCGTCAACCTCGCGGCTTTCTCCAACAGCTGCCTGAACCCCCTCATCTACAGCTTCCTGGGGGAGACCTTCAGGGACAAACTGAGGCTGTACATCGAGCAGAAAACCAGCGTGTCGGCCCTGAACCGCTTCTGCCACGCTGCCCTGAAGGCGGTCATCCCGGAGAGCACCGAGCAGTCCGATGTGAAGTTCAGCAGCGCGGTGTAG